A portion of the Deinococcus peraridilitoris DSM 19664 genome contains these proteins:
- a CDS encoding shikimate kinase: MTGPSPSLIERPVSWVALAGFMGTGKSRIGWELSRALALHFVDTDKLIARVAGRPVPELFAQEGEARFRAFEREVVRRVVRLDYAVVSLGGGAFVAPENRQTLLARGPVVVLWASPETILKRTQHTDRPLLKTEQPLERIRGLMAEREGAYREGTIHVSSDGRASSEVVDEIVGKLWHWQQDEAEDGHEHTPGITQLQGGHEAD, encoded by the coding sequence ATGACTGGCCCCTCCCCTTCCCTGATCGAGCGTCCCGTAAGCTGGGTGGCCCTGGCAGGGTTCATGGGAACGGGCAAGAGCCGGATCGGGTGGGAACTGTCGCGGGCCCTGGCGTTGCACTTTGTCGATACCGACAAACTGATCGCGCGGGTCGCGGGTCGTCCGGTGCCCGAACTCTTCGCGCAGGAAGGCGAGGCGCGCTTTCGGGCTTTCGAGCGGGAAGTGGTTCGGCGCGTGGTTCGGCTCGACTACGCCGTCGTGAGCCTGGGCGGCGGCGCTTTTGTTGCCCCGGAAAACCGGCAGACGCTGCTGGCACGCGGACCGGTAGTGGTGTTGTGGGCCTCGCCGGAAACCATTCTGAAACGCACACAGCACACCGACCGGCCGCTGCTGAAAACCGAGCAGCCGCTCGAACGCATTCGCGGCCTGATGGCCGAACGTGAAGGCGCCTACCGCGAAGGTACCATTCACGTCAGCAGCGACGGACGGGCTTCGAGCGAGGTGGTGGACGAAATCGTCGGGAAACTCTGGCACTGGCAGCAAGACGAGGCCGAGGACGGCCACGAGCACACCCCCGGGATAACGCAGCTGCAAGGCGGGCATGAAGCGGATTGA